The following is a genomic window from Funiculus sociatus GB2-C1.
TACCGCTTCGTAACTCTGACCATTGGTAACTCGAATATTTCCCGGATTGGTGCCGTTAATTCCCCGTGTTGCTTCACAAGTGCGAGTAGCCCGGAAGGTTCCAGAGGCGGGAACTTGCGCGTAAGCAGCATATATTGATAGCAGCGGGGTGATTAATATTAAGGCTAGGAGAAATTTAAGCTTTAATACCCCCAGCCTGGACCAAAAATTAAGTTTCATAATTTAAGAAAATAAAAAGATGGCAATTACGATGATAATTCAGATTGTGTACGCCTTATTCCGGAAATTTATTAGATATTCTTGTAAATATGTTGAATGGCGTGTTAGTTAATTTTCCTTTACATAACTGCCAAATCTAACATTTGGCAATAAGATAAATCTCCGGATCTGTGCTATTATAATTACCTTCAATAGTTATGGCAGAAGACGGCAAGTTGAAGAAGGCAAAAGGTAAAAACGCTCTAAATTTAGGTTTAGCTTCGTTTCTGAGATGGGGACAAGACACGCAAAATTCCCAGCAAAAAGTTCTTCCTTTCATCTGTTTATTGTTAACTTTTTCTTATTTAATTGTTAATTTTTATTACCCCAAAAGTCTGCTGGCTCAGGAACAGTTGAAGGACTTTAATTACTGGGGGAGTCTGTGCGACTTATTAGCAGACGAAAAAAAATATGCAGAAGCAGTGGCGGCGTGCGATCAGGCGATCGCACTCAACCCCAACCAGGCGAAAACCTGGACTGACCGGATTGAGGGACTACTAGGACAGGCAAAGTACACGGAAGCGCTGGTTTCCGCTGACAAGGCGCTGGGTATCAAACCTGACTATTCTCTCGCTTTGGCGGATCGGTGTATTGCCTTAGTCAACTTAGGGAAGTATGAGGATGCGATCGCGAGTTGCGATAAGGCGCTGATCTCCGATGGAAATTGGGGAAACAACGGCACACCCCTAATAGCGTGGTATAATAAAGGGCTGGCGCAAACAAAGTTAGGACAGTACGCAGAAGCGATCGCCTCTTATGAAAGTGCCTTAGAAATTAAACCAGATTATTCTCTAGCTTTGGTCGATCGGTGCGCTGCATTAGCGCAAGCCAGCAAATACACCGAAGCGATCGCAGCTTGCGATCTGGCGCTAAAAAGTGACGGCGACTGGGGAACTGCCACACCAGCGCTGGCATGGTACAACAAAGGTGTAGCCCTCAAAAAGTTGGGACAGTACCAAGAAGCGCTCGCCTCTTACGATCAAGCTCTGGCGATTAGTCCTACCGATGCAACCGCTTGGACTGAACATGGAGTTTTGCTGTCTGTAGTAGGTAAACCAGCACTCGCACTAGCATCGCAGCAATTTGCAGTTAAAATTAGTCCGAATTATTCTCAAGCCTTAGCCAACCAATGCGCGGCCTTCAACAAATTAGGGCAATTTAAAGAAGCCCAGGAACCCTGCGAGAAAGCCCTGCAAGGTGATGGCAAATGGGGTGAGACGAGTCCCGCATTTGCTTGGGATCAGCGGGGGAACGCCTTAGCAGGACAAGGTAACTACGAAGAAGCTTTGGCCTCCCACGATCGGGCGATTGGGCTTAACCCTGACTATGCGGAAGCTTGGAACAACCGCAGCGTTACGCTATGGTTTTTGGGAAGATACTCAGAAGCCATTGTTTCTAGCGATCGCGCCACTACTATCAATCCTAACTATGCTCAGGCTTGGTTCAACAAAGGCAGGATACTAAGGACGGTGAAAAAGTATCCCGAAGCACTCGCCGCTTACGACAAAGCCGTTAAGAGTGCCGATCCTAACTTTGCTAGTAAGCTTCTGGCTGATATTTGGGCAAACCGAACTGTAGTGCTGTGGACTTTGGGAAGATATTCTGAAGCCCTTGCAAGTAGCGATCGCGCCATTAACCTCAATCCGGAATTATCTCAAGCTTGGTACAACCGTGGTGTAGTGCTGGTAGGCTTGAAACGTTATAAAGAGGCACTTACTGCTTACGCCCAAGCTATCCGCATCACTCCCACCGATGCTAATAGTTTGGCAGGTCAAGGGGTCGCCCTGTTGAATTTGGATCGACTAGAAGAAGCGATCGCTGCTTTTGAAGAAGCCTTGAAACTTGACCCCAAAAACTCCCTAGCTTTGGACAACAAAACTTTGGCGATGCAAAAGTTAGAAGAAAAAATGAAAGAAACCGCCCCACTAACTGCACCATTACCACCACTTCAAAAATGAGGAATGAACCGCTTAGCGGTTCATTCTTCCTCAACCAACCTTCCGATTCATCTTATAAACCTCTGGCAACTTCCACCAAGGAACATGAGGAGCTTCGTGATGTTCCTCGTGGTAGCCAAAGTGATAGCAAGTGATAAAAGACCAGAAAATCGGGAGTGCATTCGTCTTGGCGCGATGGTTATTCGTATAACCACCTTCTGGCTCTTGGTGTGGTAAATAGGTGCCAAAAAAGAATAACTGCACCGAACTCAAAATCGAAGGAATCACCCAAAATAAAGTTAAATTGGCTTCTGGTATATGAAACGTGAAACTAATCAGGTTAAATACCACCATTAACCCTATAAGCCGTTTCCAGCTCCAGTAGCCCATCATAAAATAAAGATACCAGGCAAAAAAGTTTTTGTGCTTACTGTCGTGAAAATCTGGATCTAGTTCACTCGCTGGATGGTGGTGGTGTTCCCAATGCTTTTTTCTTAACTCATCAAAAGAAAAGAGTCCATAAAGGGTTAAAACTAAGGAACCTATAAAGTTATTAATTTTAAGGTGAGGAGGAACTACCACACCGTGCATTGCATCATGAGCGGTAATAAACAATCCTGTATACAGAAATGTCTGCCAAACTAATGCTACTATTTTCCATAAGACAGGAACTTGCGAAAGATCCAGGGAAAATAAGAAAATTAGGCTGCTTGCCCAGATTCCAATAATTGCAAAAGCAATTGCAAGCCCCAGATATGTATCTTCACTTCGCTCTATTCGCTTAATTTGCGTTGCTTGCAGTGGTGGGTGTTCGAGTTGGAGCATACATTTGTTAGTTTTCGAGCTTTTTTGTTGAGCGATTTACAAGATTATACCGATGTCCGTTCACCCTCGATAAATAGGGTTTGCAGACTACTAATCGTTTAAAAAAATGTTTTGCTTTACTAATCTTTCCGATGAGAAAACTTAATTAATACTTAATGCCTTCTATTAGACACCACTAGCCGGGTATTAAGTACCGTAAAGCTATCTTAACTATTGTAAAGCAATTTTGGTCAGGGCGATACGGTGCAGATAGGTATCAGCCCGGTATCTCTTAGGTAGTAGGGTGTAAGGAGTGGGAGCTTACACTCAGGCTGACAGCTTCTATATTTAAGTGCAACCGCCAGGCTGAGTGTAAGGCTAGTCTAATCGTTAGCGGGCGACATGAGGAAGCAGGTGCAGTACGTCACGAACCACGCTATAGCCTGCCAAATCCCAAAGTAGGTAAGCCAAGAAACCGATCATTGCTAAGCGACCGTTCCACAGTTCAGCTTGAGGGTTCCAGCCAAATAGGAACGCATTGCGGTCTTTGCCATTGAAAGCTTGAGCAACAGGTGGAGTAGTGCGAGTTTCCATCGTTTACATTCCTTAATAAACTTCTTATGGTTTCATAGTAGCTATCTACCCAGTCACTGCTCTCTGCCTGTAGTTCCAAACTGCACTTAACTCTCAAGGATGATGAATGGGTTGATGGAACAGAGCAATCTAATACAAAAGTACAAAAGGGTTATGAAGCTAGATAGCGATCGCAAATACAACTATCAGAAACTCTGACGAAAGCTAGAGGGTATCGTGACTTGAGTTGCACAAACTTAAGTGAGCAACAATTTTTTAACAAACGTATGGCTCCCACGGTACTGATCACAGGTGCTTCTCAAGGCATCGGCAAAGCAACATCTCTATTATTTGCTAGTAAAGGGTATGACATTATAATGGCGGCGCGTACCCCAGACCGCTTAGAAGCCGCAGCCAAAGAAGTGCGATCGCATGGTCATCAAGCGCTAACTATTCCCACCGATGTCAGAGATCCCAAACAGGTAGAAACCCTCGTTCAGAAGGCGCTGGAGCATTTTGGCACTATCGACGTATTGATTAACAATGCAGGCCTTTACATATCTGGGCCAGTTGAAGAATTTTCCCTAGATGATTGGCATCAGGCGATAGACCTCAACCTGTGGGGGTATATTCACACAATTCACGCCTTATTGCCCCATTTTCTGGAGCGGAAAAGAGGCACGATAGTTAATGTGAGTTCTATTGGGGGGCAAGTACCCATTGCTTACTTAGTGCCTTATTCTACTAGCAAGTTTGCCGTCACTGGTTTAACGCGATCGCTGCACGGGGAACTAGCACCAAAAGGCATTCATGTTGGTGGAATTTATCCAAATATAATCAAGAGTGATTTTATGGAACGGGCAATCTTTCGAGGCAAGAATGCCGACGATTTCCAAGCCCGTCGGGATCAGGTCGATCAGGTGCTGAAGGTTCCTGTGGTGGAGAAACCGGAGGATGTGGCAGATGCTATCTGGGATGCGGTGAAGCATCAGCATTCTGAGGTGTTAGTTGGTTCAGCCAACCTATCGAAGGCTTCTTATAATATGTTTCCCGGCTTCATGCAGTGGGTGTTCCGGAAAACCTTTCAGCTGAAGGATAAGCAAGCATAGCGATATATAGCAATTCAAGGGTTGGGTGGGATACATCTGTAGGGACATGGCAATGCCATGTCCCTACCAAGGGGCCCAAACGTCAGGAACGCGATATATTTTACCCAAGTGAGAAACGCTATACTCGTTCCCAGAGACGGGGAACGAGTTGTTATTTTGGTTCGCCAATTAAGGTAAATGCTGCCCAGTCTTTAGGATTAGGATTTTGCTGCTTGATTTTCAGCATGGCATTTCTTAAGGCTTCGGCTTTATCGTTTTTCTGCTTCAGCTGCTTGTAAAACTCACTCATCAAAGCATTCGTGGGAGCATCAGGTGCTGACCACATAGGCATAATTAAAGTGGGAACGCCAACTGTCATCAAGGAAGCGGATAAACCAAGAATCCCATCACCGTTAGTTCTGCCTTTTCCAGTTTCGGCTACACTGAGGACGACTAATTCCGGACGCAGACGTTGCCCTTTTGGTTGGGCGTACAATTCCAGAATTTCCGCAGTGGTGAGTAAGCCACTATCTGAACCAAAGGGAGCAAGCGCGATCGCGCCGGGAATGCCCTGTCGTTTAAAATCATCTAGTATCCCGTAAGTTGCCAAATGCACACTCTTGGCTTTCCGCATCTTTTCTAACACAGCTGCCTTGGTTGCCTTATTGCCGATAAACAGGTCTTTAGTATTGAACTGTTTAGCAATTTCTATGGCTTCCTGTTCCGCACTCAAAAGCGGCGGTAACGCTTTCGGAGTCTCTCCGGGTGCGGGTGCAATTCGGGGCATTACAGGATTGCCAACTACTAGGCGGTTTCCTCCCGCAGTTTTTGAGCGTTGTTGGCGAGTTAAAGCTAATAACTGAATTGATGGGGAAGTTAGAATGGTGTGTTTTTGGATTAAGTAATTGCCATAGATATCCACCAAAGCCGCAAAAGGAATCGGGAACATTTCTTTTTGCGGAATAAAGATAACGCGGGCGGTGGGATCTTTTGGTAAAAGGTCAGCAATCGGTTTAATTAACAACTGATGCAGTTGCAATAACGGTTTTGGCTCAAGTGCTGATTTCCCTTCTGAGTTAGGTTTCTGTGAAGAAGGTAGTTTAGGCGAATTTTCTACCTTTTTCCCTTTCAATCCTAGAGATTCCGGAATACTAGAAATAACATCCTCTACAGAAGTAATTGGATAAATTGTATTTTTGGCGCTGATTTCAATCCGGCGAAATGTCACTTCTCCTGTAGGCTGAATTACCCAAGCATACACACCTTCATCCGGAACAATTGAATATTCAACAAATGTAGCTTTTTCTTCTTTAGCTATTTTCTGAATATCGGCAATTGTTGGGTAAATAAGCTTTTTGGGCGCTGGTTTTAAATTATTCCCTACTGGTTCACTATCTAAGCGCAATCGTAGCAAATCTACAATTGTTCTGATGCGTCCTTGTTCTGCCATTTCCAAAGCCGCAACAGGTTGATTTTGAGCAATCAAAACTTGTTGTAGTCGCTGGTAAGTAGCAGTTTGCGCGTCTATATAATTATTGCCGCTGCCTAATTTGGCGCGAATTGCCTCCCATGCTTTAATAGCATTATCCAGAGTTGTTTTCGCTTCTTCTGGTTTACCGGATTTAAGTAAAGCAAATCCCAGATTATTCAGCGCTTTCCCTTCTGCCAAGCGATCGCCTGCTTTTATTGCTTTTTCCAGGGGCTGCTGATATAGTGCGATCGCGCTCTCAAATTGCCCCGCATTCTGATAAGATTTTGCTAAGTTATTTAAGGCGAGAAGTTCCTTTCCTGGGTCGCCACTTTTGGATGCGATCGCTAGTTGTTCTCTTCTCACTTCTATCGCCTGCGGATATTGTCCTAGCAACTCGTAAGACTCGGCAATATTATTCAGAAAATACGCTTCTTGTACCGCATCTTTAGCTTTCCTGGCAATTACCAACTGCTGCTGGTAAAATTCTATAGCCTGCGGATATTGCCCCAAAGTTCGGTAAGCTGCTGCCAGGTTGTTTAAGGCATCACCTACGGCTTCTATATTGCCGCTTTCTCTCGCAGCTGCTAACTGTTCTTGATACAATGCGATTGCATCTTGGTATTCTCCCTCAGACTCGGAAGTTATCCCCACATTGCCTAAGAAAGCTGCTTCTCTTTTGGGATTGCCAATTTCCTTTCTCAGAGTTTCTGCGGCGGTGCGAAATTCCTTAGCTTGCTTTTCATCTCCTAGATAAAAGTAAGCAGTACCAAGATTATCTAAAGTCTTAGCCTCAGTTGCTTGATCGCCAATACTCCGCACAATTTCCAACGTCTGCTGATAGAATGCGATCGCTCGCAGATATTGCCCTACAGTAAAGTAAGTTTCTCCCAGACTCAACAGAGTATTGGTTTCTCCTGTACGCGAACCAATCTCCTGATACAGTCTCAGCGCCTGCTGCAAAGACTTTAACGACTCTTCAAATTGCCCAGTCTGATGCTGTCGAATTCCTAGCCCTAGCAGTTTATCGGCATTGAATTCAATATTATCTTGGGTTTGAGCCAAAACTGGCGGCGTTATCAGACATAAATTCACAAAAGTTGGTAAAAAGCAACCAATTAGAAATAAAAAGTAAAATTTAACCTTTGTACCGTTTAACTTTTGTGTAGTTTGAGGGAACAATAAGAGAAGAAACCTTAGCCAAATTTTCATACGGTAATGGATAAAAAAACAACAGGGATATTTGTCATTATTTTAGCCTTGGTCTTCGTTGGTTTTGGCGATAAATTTCTTCCCAAACCCTTAAGCACAGCCAGTTACAACACTCGCACCACCTTAAATAATTCTTTACTGGGAATATTCCCCACTAAGAAACCCAGAAATCCTTATGAACGCACCGAAAAAGCCATTGAACAAGAGGAAAAAGGAGGAAAGTAATCATTGACTAATTGCTAATGGTTAATTTTTCATCGCCATTAGCAATTAGCAATGAGCAATTACCTATTTCTTTAAACCTTCTTTAACCAGCTAAACATCGCCCGTAAATCCTTACCAACTTCCTCAATGGGATGTTCGGATTCCTGACGGCGCATCGCTGTAAATCCAGGCTTTCCAGATTGATTTTCTAACACGAATTCCCGTGCAAATTGCCCCGATTGGATTTCTTGAAGAATTTTCCGCATCTCAGCGCGAGTTTCGTCATTCACAATCCGAGGGCCGCGTGTATAATCGCCATACTCAGCAGTATTGGAGATGCTATCGCGCATTTTTGCCAAACCACCTTCTACAACTAAGTCAACAATTAGTTTGACTTCATGCAGACATTCAAAATAAGCTAATTCCGGCTGATAACCAGCGTTGACGAGAGTTTCAAAGCCTGCTTTAATCAAAGCACTCAAACCGCCGCACAGTACGACTTGTTCGCCAAATAAATCAGTTTCAGTTTCTTCCCGGAAGCTTGTCTCTAAGACACCAGCACGAGTGCCACCGATACCTTTAGCGTAAGCCATTGCGCGATCGCGTGCTTGTCCAGAGGCATCCTGATACACCGCAAACAAACAGGGAACGCCTTCCCCTTGTTCGTAAGTCCGCCGCACCAAATGTCCAGGGCCTTTTGGTGCCACCATCACCACATCTACATTAGCAGGAGGGACAACTTGACCAAAATGAATATTGAAGCCGTGGGCAAAAGCTATTACTTTCCCTTCACTCAAATTAGGCTGAATTTCGTTGGTGTAAACCGTTTTTTGCACTTCATCTGGCAGCAGAATCATAATAAAGTCTGCTGCTTTGGCGGCATCAGCTACACTGTGGACAGCTAAACCAGCTTCCTTGGCTTTTTCGGCAGATTTACTACCAGGATACAGTCCGACAATGACATTCACACCGCTATCTTTGAGATTGAGGGCGTGGGCGTGTCCTTGGGAACCGTAGCCGATAATAGCAACTGTTTTTCCGTTTAATAAGTCTAAATTTGCGTCGGTGTCGTAATACATCCGAGCCATAGGGGTGTCTCCTGAGCGTATGCGTCGCAAGTAGTGCAAACTCTTGATTTTATCAGATGATGTGGAGAGAATGAACCACTCAAGGCAAGATAGGGAAGAGATAAGCGATCGCGTTTGTTGCATAAACTGCAACGTTTTAGCGTCCCGGTTTGGAGTGAGGCATACTGGCGTTAATTAATTTTGGTTATGTTATGAGTTCGACGCTTCAACCTTCTTTACTTTTAAGTGCATTTCTGGGAGGCATCGTTTTAACCAGTTGTGCTTCTGATATTAAAACGGCTCAAGTTCAAATTCCAATGATGCTTAGCGGCGCAGTTCCAAGTCCCCAGGCAATGCCTGCTCCCGCGTCAGAAGCACTAGCTAACAACAATAGTACAGCGCAATCTGTAGCCAAGGCTCAGGTGCCGAGAGTGCGATCGCAATTGATTAAAAATGCTGAAATAGCAGTTAGTGTAAATTCGATTGAAAAAACTATTCAAGCAGTTACCAAAATTGTTCAACAACAGCAGGGAGATTTATTAGGCTTTCAGGATCAAAAGCCGGAAGATAGTAATCGCCACACAGCATCTATGCAAATTCGGATTCCTCAAAATCAACTGGAAACTACTCTCGACACTGTAGCAAAATTGGGAACCGTACAGCGCCGCACTCTAACTGCTGAAGATGTCACCGATCAACTTGTGGATAACGAAGCAAGATTGCGAAATTTGCGGAAACAAGAAAGCACTTTACTCAAGATTATGGAGCGTTCTGGCTCAGTTGGGGACGTCCTGAAAGTTGCCGACCAACTCAGCAAGGTGCGGCAAAACATTGAGCAAATTGATGCTCAGCTCAAAAATCTCCGCAGTCGTGTTGCTTATTCTACAATTACCCTAACTTTAGAGGA
Proteins encoded in this region:
- a CDS encoding SDR family NAD(P)-dependent oxidoreductase, which translates into the protein MAPTVLITGASQGIGKATSLLFASKGYDIIMAARTPDRLEAAAKEVRSHGHQALTIPTDVRDPKQVETLVQKALEHFGTIDVLINNAGLYISGPVEEFSLDDWHQAIDLNLWGYIHTIHALLPHFLERKRGTIVNVSSIGGQVPIAYLVPYSTSKFAVTGLTRSLHGELAPKGIHVGGIYPNIIKSDFMERAIFRGKNADDFQARRDQVDQVLKVPVVEKPEDVADAIWDAVKHQHSEVLVGSANLSKASYNMFPGFMQWVFRKTFQLKDKQA
- a CDS encoding tetratricopeptide repeat protein — translated: MAEDGKLKKAKGKNALNLGLASFLRWGQDTQNSQQKVLPFICLLLTFSYLIVNFYYPKSLLAQEQLKDFNYWGSLCDLLADEKKYAEAVAACDQAIALNPNQAKTWTDRIEGLLGQAKYTEALVSADKALGIKPDYSLALADRCIALVNLGKYEDAIASCDKALISDGNWGNNGTPLIAWYNKGLAQTKLGQYAEAIASYESALEIKPDYSLALVDRCAALAQASKYTEAIAACDLALKSDGDWGTATPALAWYNKGVALKKLGQYQEALASYDQALAISPTDATAWTEHGVLLSVVGKPALALASQQFAVKISPNYSQALANQCAAFNKLGQFKEAQEPCEKALQGDGKWGETSPAFAWDQRGNALAGQGNYEEALASHDRAIGLNPDYAEAWNNRSVTLWFLGRYSEAIVSSDRATTINPNYAQAWFNKGRILRTVKKYPEALAAYDKAVKSADPNFASKLLADIWANRTVVLWTLGRYSEALASSDRAINLNPELSQAWYNRGVVLVGLKRYKEALTAYAQAIRITPTDANSLAGQGVALLNLDRLEEAIAAFEEALKLDPKNSLALDNKTLAMQKLEEKMKETAPLTAPLPPLQK
- the crtW gene encoding beta-carotene ketolase CrtW — its product is MLQLEHPPLQATQIKRIERSEDTYLGLAIAFAIIGIWASSLIFLFSLDLSQVPVLWKIVALVWQTFLYTGLFITAHDAMHGVVVPPHLKINNFIGSLVLTLYGLFSFDELRKKHWEHHHHPASELDPDFHDSKHKNFFAWYLYFMMGYWSWKRLIGLMVVFNLISFTFHIPEANLTLFWVIPSILSSVQLFFFGTYLPHQEPEGGYTNNHRAKTNALPIFWSFITCYHFGYHEEHHEAPHVPWWKLPEVYKMNRKVG
- a CDS encoding DUF4349 domain-containing protein, which encodes MSSTLQPSLLLSAFLGGIVLTSCASDIKTAQVQIPMMLSGAVPSPQAMPAPASEALANNNSTAQSVAKAQVPRVRSQLIKNAEIAVSVNSIEKTIQAVTKIVQQQQGDLLGFQDQKPEDSNRHTASMQIRIPQNQLETTLDTVAKLGTVQRRTLTAEDVTDQLVDNEARLRNLRKQESTLLKIMERSGSVGDVLKVADQLSKVRQNIEQIDAQLKNLRSRVAYSTITLTLEENIATTPPEIPLNSQVKETWNQATHSLAELAVGLIRLSIWLAVFSPFVFILVAASLGYNRLKKQQTPLTPPQSEPPKVS
- a CDS encoding chlorophyll a/b-binding protein; protein product: METRTTPPVAQAFNGKDRNAFLFGWNPQAELWNGRLAMIGFLAYLLWDLAGYSVVRDVLHLLPHVAR
- the ilvC gene encoding ketol-acid reductoisomerase, with the protein product MQQTRSLISSLSCLEWFILSTSSDKIKSLHYLRRIRSGDTPMARMYYDTDANLDLLNGKTVAIIGYGSQGHAHALNLKDSGVNVIVGLYPGSKSAEKAKEAGLAVHSVADAAKAADFIMILLPDEVQKTVYTNEIQPNLSEGKVIAFAHGFNIHFGQVVPPANVDVVMVAPKGPGHLVRRTYEQGEGVPCLFAVYQDASGQARDRAMAYAKGIGGTRAGVLETSFREETETDLFGEQVVLCGGLSALIKAGFETLVNAGYQPELAYFECLHEVKLIVDLVVEGGLAKMRDSISNTAEYGDYTRGPRIVNDETRAEMRKILQEIQSGQFAREFVLENQSGKPGFTAMRRQESEHPIEEVGKDLRAMFSWLKKV
- a CDS encoding CHAT domain-containing protein; this translates as MNLCLITPPVLAQTQDNIEFNADKLLGLGIRQHQTGQFEESLKSLQQALRLYQEIGSRTGETNTLLSLGETYFTVGQYLRAIAFYQQTLEIVRSIGDQATEAKTLDNLGTAYFYLGDEKQAKEFRTAAETLRKEIGNPKREAAFLGNVGITSESEGEYQDAIALYQEQLAAARESGNIEAVGDALNNLAAAYRTLGQYPQAIEFYQQQLVIARKAKDAVQEAYFLNNIAESYELLGQYPQAIEVRREQLAIASKSGDPGKELLALNNLAKSYQNAGQFESAIALYQQPLEKAIKAGDRLAEGKALNNLGFALLKSGKPEEAKTTLDNAIKAWEAIRAKLGSGNNYIDAQTATYQRLQQVLIAQNQPVAALEMAEQGRIRTIVDLLRLRLDSEPVGNNLKPAPKKLIYPTIADIQKIAKEEKATFVEYSIVPDEGVYAWVIQPTGEVTFRRIEISAKNTIYPITSVEDVISSIPESLGLKGKKVENSPKLPSSQKPNSEGKSALEPKPLLQLHQLLIKPIADLLPKDPTARVIFIPQKEMFPIPFAALVDIYGNYLIQKHTILTSPSIQLLALTRQQRSKTAGGNRLVVGNPVMPRIAPAPGETPKALPPLLSAEQEAIEIAKQFNTKDLFIGNKATKAAVLEKMRKAKSVHLATYGILDDFKRQGIPGAIALAPFGSDSGLLTTAEILELYAQPKGQRLRPELVVLSVAETGKGRTNGDGILGLSASLMTVGVPTLIMPMWSAPDAPTNALMSEFYKQLKQKNDKAEALRNAMLKIKQQNPNPKDWAAFTLIGEPK